A portion of the Actomonas aquatica genome contains these proteins:
- a CDS encoding energy transducer TonB — protein sequence MNLTLHQPRWQRVFAVKSIGLVLAAVMVAVAPAAAKRPEWQDVAGNEIKGKPVEVLGPFALFKSGARAGQRVLLRGLAPEDAARLGAEMAERPARAASWADAAGDVTAELPNRVMRVEQDKLVLADLTAVPEPEVLVVLFGSHNDGESWRMLGNFEPTYRRLRAMYGDRVEALFYGVRHDAAQHARIAVTGQPRWLVTDYMSQRGMNTLSRFAPREGISMVALSREGVPLVSSTAKDLAEIQEFVDGLNEIMWLTDPTAPSSWPDRLHYLNAARPVWFAEGESAPVLVGDPLRDDGLRQRGITRIKAEIEVGADGRATEARIDGAAGVPEKWIHPLEQALVQAARFSPAVARGQAVAGTAPYDHVVSAADPLTPAEQAWLKGTAAIPLALRDWLVLKPVDVPEQMFSVVEGVNEDGVVMMSAFEADTAKVSRSSQMNAFDHDWFDDAAGGAAAVAPQAGDKQDVAGTELEWRSMQADEHGFVDLQSFERRDYCIGYAWTALESPQELDAWLAIGSDEGLKIWLNGELVHDRWVRRISKLDDDIVPLKLRAGENRILIKIQNATGDWSFVSRMRLRAPR from the coding sequence ATGAATTTAACGTTACATCAACCCCGGTGGCAGCGTGTGTTTGCCGTGAAGTCGATTGGTTTGGTTTTGGCTGCCGTGATGGTGGCCGTGGCGCCGGCCGCTGCGAAGCGCCCGGAATGGCAGGACGTGGCCGGCAACGAAATCAAAGGGAAGCCGGTCGAGGTGCTCGGCCCCTTTGCGCTCTTTAAATCGGGAGCGCGCGCAGGGCAGCGGGTGCTGTTGCGGGGGCTGGCGCCCGAGGATGCCGCGCGTTTGGGGGCGGAGATGGCCGAGCGGCCGGCGCGGGCAGCGAGTTGGGCGGACGCGGCCGGGGACGTGACCGCGGAGTTGCCGAACCGGGTGATGCGGGTGGAGCAGGACAAGCTGGTCCTGGCTGACCTGACCGCGGTGCCGGAGCCGGAGGTGTTGGTGGTGCTGTTTGGCTCCCACAACGACGGGGAATCGTGGCGCATGTTGGGTAACTTTGAACCGACCTATCGTCGCCTGCGGGCGATGTATGGGGATCGCGTCGAGGCGCTCTTTTACGGCGTGCGGCATGACGCGGCACAGCATGCACGCATCGCGGTGACCGGGCAGCCGAGGTGGCTGGTGACGGACTACATGAGCCAGCGCGGGATGAACACGCTCTCCCGCTTCGCGCCGCGCGAAGGTATCTCGATGGTGGCGCTCTCGCGCGAAGGCGTGCCGCTCGTTTCGTCGACGGCCAAGGATCTCGCGGAGATCCAGGAATTCGTGGATGGGCTCAACGAAATCATGTGGCTGACGGATCCGACGGCGCCGAGCAGCTGGCCGGATCGGTTGCACTATCTCAACGCGGCGCGGCCGGTTTGGTTTGCCGAAGGCGAAAGCGCCCCGGTGTTGGTGGGCGACCCGCTGCGTGACGATGGGCTGCGGCAGCGCGGCATCACGCGGATCAAAGCCGAGATCGAGGTGGGCGCTGATGGCCGGGCGACCGAGGCACGGATCGATGGGGCTGCAGGTGTGCCGGAGAAGTGGATACATCCGCTGGAGCAGGCTTTGGTGCAGGCCGCGCGATTCAGTCCGGCGGTGGCGCGGGGTCAGGCCGTGGCCGGCACGGCGCCTTACGACCACGTGGTCTCGGCGGCGGATCCGCTCACGCCGGCGGAGCAGGCGTGGCTGAAGGGCACAGCCGCCATCCCGCTGGCGCTGCGCGATTGGCTGGTGCTCAAGCCGGTGGATGTGCCTGAGCAGATGTTTTCGGTGGTGGAGGGCGTGAACGAGGATGGGGTGGTGATGATGTCGGCCTTTGAGGCGGACACGGCGAAGGTTTCCCGTTCGTCGCAGATGAACGCTTTCGACCACGATTGGTTTGATGACGCCGCCGGCGGGGCGGCGGCGGTGGCGCCGCAGGCGGGCGATAAGCAGGACGTTGCCGGCACGGAGCTGGAGTGGCGCAGTATGCAGGCGGATGAGCACGGGTTCGTGGATCTGCAGTCTTTTGAACGGCGCGACTACTGCATCGGTTACGCGTGGACGGCGCTCGAGTCGCCGCAGGAACTCGACGCATGGTTGGCCATTGGCAGCGATGAAGGCCTCAAAATTTGGCTCAACGGCGAGCTGGTGCACGACCGATGGGTGCGGCGCATCAGCAAGCTCGATGACGACATCGTGCCCTTAAAACTGCGCGCCGGTGAAAACCGCATCCTGATCAAGATCCAGAACGCGACCGGCGACTGGAGTTTTGTATCACGGATGCGACTACGCGCGCCGCGCTGA
- a CDS encoding family 43 glycosylhydrolase, with product MRSLRRFFCVATLAALTSAPSLFAVDAPHAASTADPAVADAIDALPNPLILQRADPHIHKHTDGYYYYMGTVPAYDRLELRRARTIGELRTAQPKAIWHKHATGPMGDHIWAPEIHFLNGKWYIYFAAGDAENRWHLRIYVLENASPNPLEGEWTELGPIDTGWDNFALDATLFEHRGTTYLLWAQKGLGDHSNSNLYIAPLADPTTLASPAVMLSEPEYDWEKVRYAVNEGPVILRGPDKLFLTYSAAGTGPEYCVGMLTADLDADLLDPASWTKSPEPVFQSAPDHKIYGPGHHTFTKAEDGATDVIVYHARDYTEMRGDPLRDPNRHTRVKAVRWNEDGTPDFGIPPPNSPPAVNTWDLENLRARDSLVYPDPASGGYLMYTSYRVRGPQPKSTVVAYRSTDLKRWTGPVVVYEKPDDWWADRGIWAPEMHAYQEKYYLFLTFDSSHLLPEQWRNWRPRVRRASQILVADSPLGPFKPFSDEPTLPADMMTLDGTLFVEDGTPYMVFCHEWVQIKDGTINAIELKPDLSATVGEPFRLFHGSDAPWAVKNEEYGCYVTDGAWLHRTSEGKLLMLWSGFGEGGYTVGIAESTSGKLAGPWIQQEEPLYADDGGHPMLFRRFDGQLMLALHSPNIGGSEREHFFEVEEVDGTLRLK from the coding sequence ATGCGTTCCCTTCGCCGCTTTTTCTGCGTCGCCACCCTCGCCGCGCTCACTTCAGCCCCCTCCCTCTTTGCTGTCGACGCCCCCCACGCGGCTTCCACCGCCGATCCGGCCGTGGCCGATGCCATCGACGCCTTGCCGAACCCGCTCATCCTGCAGCGCGCCGACCCGCACATCCACAAACACACCGACGGCTACTACTACTACATGGGCACGGTGCCCGCCTACGATCGCCTCGAGCTGCGCCGCGCCCGCACCATCGGCGAGCTGCGCACCGCCCAACCCAAGGCCATCTGGCACAAACACGCCACCGGTCCCATGGGCGACCACATCTGGGCCCCCGAAATCCACTTCCTCAACGGCAAGTGGTATATCTATTTCGCCGCCGGCGACGCCGAAAACCGCTGGCACCTCCGCATCTACGTGCTCGAAAACGCCTCACCCAATCCGCTCGAGGGCGAATGGACCGAGCTCGGCCCCATCGACACCGGCTGGGACAACTTCGCCCTCGACGCCACCCTCTTCGAGCACCGCGGCACCACCTACCTACTCTGGGCCCAAAAAGGCCTCGGTGACCACAGCAACTCCAACCTCTACATCGCCCCGCTCGCCGACCCCACCACCCTCGCCAGCCCGGCCGTGATGCTCTCCGAACCGGAATACGATTGGGAAAAGGTGCGCTACGCCGTCAACGAGGGCCCCGTCATCCTGCGCGGCCCCGACAAACTCTTCCTCACCTACTCCGCCGCTGGCACCGGCCCCGAATACTGCGTGGGCATGCTCACCGCCGACCTCGATGCCGACCTGCTCGACCCGGCATCCTGGACCAAGTCTCCGGAACCCGTTTTTCAATCCGCCCCCGACCATAAAATCTACGGCCCCGGTCACCACACTTTCACCAAAGCCGAAGACGGCGCGACCGACGTGATCGTGTATCACGCCCGCGACTACACCGAGATGCGCGGCGACCCGCTGCGCGATCCCAACCGCCACACCCGCGTGAAAGCCGTGCGCTGGAACGAGGACGGCACGCCCGACTTCGGCATCCCGCCCCCCAACTCCCCGCCGGCCGTCAACACCTGGGACCTCGAAAACCTCCGTGCCCGCGACTCTCTCGTTTATCCCGATCCAGCCAGCGGCGGTTACCTCATGTATACCTCCTACCGCGTCCGCGGCCCGCAGCCCAAGTCGACCGTCGTCGCCTACCGCAGCACCGACCTCAAACGCTGGACCGGACCCGTCGTCGTTTACGAAAAGCCCGACGACTGGTGGGCCGACCGCGGCATCTGGGCGCCGGAGATGCACGCGTATCAGGAGAAGTATTACCTCTTCCTCACCTTCGACTCCTCCCACCTCCTGCCTGAGCAATGGCGCAACTGGCGCCCACGCGTGCGCCGCGCGTCGCAGATCCTCGTGGCCGACTCTCCCCTCGGCCCGTTCAAGCCCTTCAGTGACGAGCCCACCCTGCCGGCCGATATGATGACCCTCGACGGCACTCTCTTTGTCGAAGACGGCACGCCCTACATGGTCTTCTGCCACGAGTGGGTGCAGATCAAAGACGGCACCATCAACGCCATCGAACTCAAGCCCGACCTCTCCGCCACCGTCGGTGAACCCTTCCGCCTCTTCCATGGCAGCGACGCTCCCTGGGCCGTGAAAAACGAAGAATACGGCTGCTACGTGACCGACGGTGCCTGGCTCCACCGCACCAGCGAGGGCAAACTGCTCATGCTCTGGTCCGGCTTCGGCGAAGGCGGCTACACCGTCGGCATCGCCGAGTCCACCAGCGGCAAACTCGCCGGACCATGGATCCAGCAGGAGGAGCCGCTCTACGCCGACGACGGCGGCCACCCCATGCTCTTCCGCCGCTTCGACGGCCAGCTCATGCTCGCGCTGCACTCGCCCAACATCGGCGGCTCGGAGCGTGAACACTTCTTCGAGGTAGAGGAAGTCGACGGCACCCTGCGCCTGAAGTAG
- a CDS encoding transporter substrate-binding domain-containing protein has protein sequence MRRLLPYLARSLALALLPVFAYSQNNDTTVIIGTREAPPFAMQAEDGSWSGLSITLWEEIADELSLQTEWRAMGDPESLVEGVADGSLDASIAAITVTADRARRVDFSQPFFTSGLGIVVPATGEGGWLSMLRALFSLAFLKVIGALSLVLLAAGVGLWFFERRKNPEQFGGPPAKGLGSAFWWSAVTMTTVGYGDKAPQTLGGRLVALVWMFTSVIIISGFTAQIASSLTVTRINTEIRQVDDLKRFTVATLGNSAAADWLDKEGIRHITFDDIGEALDAVAKGQAAACVYDAPILRYQLRQHEGLSILPNVFERRDYAIALRLEDPRRQQINVALLEHLRSAEWAALTQRYLGRD, from the coding sequence ATGCGTCGCCTTCTGCCCTACCTCGCCCGCTCCCTCGCGCTCGCCCTCCTGCCGGTCTTCGCGTATTCACAGAACAACGACACCACCGTCATCATCGGCACCCGCGAAGCCCCGCCCTTCGCCATGCAGGCCGAGGATGGTTCCTGGTCGGGCCTGAGCATCACGCTGTGGGAGGAAATCGCTGACGAGCTCAGCCTGCAGACGGAATGGCGCGCCATGGGCGATCCGGAATCCCTCGTCGAAGGTGTGGCCGATGGCTCGCTCGACGCCTCCATTGCCGCCATCACGGTGACCGCCGATCGCGCCCGGCGGGTCGACTTTTCCCAACCCTTCTTCACCAGCGGCCTGGGCATCGTGGTGCCCGCCACCGGTGAGGGCGGCTGGCTCTCCATGCTGCGCGCGCTCTTCTCATTGGCCTTCCTCAAAGTCATCGGCGCGCTGTCACTCGTGCTGCTCGCCGCCGGCGTGGGGCTCTGGTTCTTCGAGCGCCGCAAAAACCCCGAGCAGTTCGGCGGTCCGCCCGCGAAAGGCCTCGGCAGTGCCTTCTGGTGGTCGGCCGTGACCATGACCACCGTCGGCTACGGCGACAAAGCCCCGCAAACCCTCGGCGGCCGCCTTGTCGCTCTCGTGTGGATGTTCACCAGCGTGATCATCATCTCCGGTTTCACCGCCCAGATCGCCTCCTCGCTCACTGTGACGCGCATCAACACCGAGATCCGCCAAGTCGACGACCTCAAGCGCTTCACCGTTGCCACCCTCGGCAACTCCGCCGCCGCCGACTGGTTGGACAAGGAAGGCATCCGGCACATCACCTTCGACGACATCGGCGAAGCCCTCGACGCCGTCGCCAAGGGCCAGGCCGCCGCCTGCGTCTACGACGCCCCCATCCTGCGCTACCAACTCCGCCAACACGAAGGCCTCAGCATCCTGCCGAACGTCTTTGAACGCCGTGACTACGCCATCGCCCTGCGCCTCGAAGACCCGCGCCGCCAGCAGATCAACGTCGCCCTGCTCGAACACCTTCGCAGCGCCGAATGGGCCGCCCTCACCCAACGCTACCTCGGCCGCGACTGA
- a CDS encoding type II toxin-antitoxin system prevent-host-death family antitoxin, producing MNVSLADLRRRAREVAEAVECRQEVTISKRGQRIARIVPYEQPLAEKPVTVAGHPAVGMWADRADMADVAKTARRLRRVRHDS from the coding sequence ATGAATGTCTCGCTCGCTGATTTGCGCCGTAGGGCGCGGGAGGTCGCTGAAGCCGTTGAGTGTCGCCAGGAGGTCACAATTTCAAAACGAGGTCAGCGGATCGCGAGGATAGTGCCTTACGAACAACCGTTAGCGGAGAAACCCGTTACCGTAGCCGGACACCCGGCGGTTGGGATGTGGGCGGATCGAGCTGATATGGCTGATGTTGCGAAGACCGCGCGGCGGCTTCGCCGAGTTCGACACGATTCGTAG
- a CDS encoding sodium:solute symporter family transporter yields MLQLTVFLALTAAIGAITWWHCRHCRRDGGDTRDFFLAGGSLNWVFVAGSLTLTNINTDTLVGWNGNQMLLILWWELFGVLGLLLLAWVFLPVYYRLGCATVTELLERRYGSRHVRATVASLFLLGNVFVFLPVMLYTSSLFLRSLFGLEIPLLAIATGVAILGAAYAIFGGLRAVAISDTYSGVLLFGMALLVSYLALDRVDWSFSNVPAERLTLIGDSTSLVPWPILFTGMILWQLYYWSTNQTITQRALAATSLKEAQRGCYAAAVIRATIVPIVIAVPGLCAYQLHGELGDATYGTIVSEVLPTGLTGAFAAAMVAATMTSFNSTLNSSAALYVCDLHLRYFNPTANVPRISVLTSVLFALLGIALVPAYIGAESIIQLIQQLIGVFSIPILSVFIIGLAFDGIDARAIIATLVFGALTYWAGTSLWGGLHFVHIGAITLLLNAVFALAVNRLILGRRATFSRTLLPS; encoded by the coding sequence GTGCTCCAACTCACCGTCTTCCTCGCCCTCACCGCCGCCATCGGCGCGATCACCTGGTGGCATTGCCGCCACTGCCGCCGCGACGGTGGCGATACCCGCGACTTCTTCCTCGCCGGCGGCAGCCTCAACTGGGTCTTCGTCGCCGGGTCGCTCACCCTCACCAACATCAACACCGACACCCTCGTCGGCTGGAACGGCAACCAGATGCTGCTCATCCTCTGGTGGGAACTCTTCGGCGTCCTCGGCCTGCTCCTCCTCGCCTGGGTCTTCCTCCCGGTCTACTACCGCCTCGGCTGCGCCACCGTCACCGAACTCCTCGAACGCCGCTACGGCAGCCGCCACGTGCGCGCCACCGTCGCCTCCCTCTTTCTGCTCGGCAACGTCTTCGTCTTTCTGCCGGTGATGCTCTACACGAGCTCGTTGTTCCTCCGCAGTCTCTTCGGCCTCGAAATCCCCCTCCTCGCCATCGCCACCGGCGTGGCCATCCTCGGCGCCGCCTACGCCATCTTCGGCGGACTCCGCGCCGTCGCCATTTCCGACACCTACAGCGGCGTCCTCCTCTTCGGCATGGCCCTGCTCGTGTCCTACCTCGCCCTCGATCGGGTCGATTGGTCCTTCAGCAACGTACCCGCCGAGCGCCTCACCCTCATCGGCGACAGCACTTCCCTCGTGCCCTGGCCCATCCTCTTCACCGGCATGATCCTCTGGCAGCTCTACTACTGGAGCACCAACCAGACCATCACCCAACGCGCCCTCGCCGCCACCTCCCTCAAGGAAGCCCAACGCGGGTGCTACGCCGCCGCCGTCATCCGCGCCACCATCGTGCCCATCGTCATCGCGGTGCCCGGCCTCTGCGCCTACCAACTCCACGGCGAACTCGGCGACGCCACCTACGGCACCATCGTGAGCGAAGTCCTGCCCACCGGCCTCACCGGCGCCTTTGCCGCCGCCATGGTCGCCGCCACCATGACGAGCTTCAACTCCACCCTCAACAGCTCCGCCGCCCTCTACGTCTGCGACCTGCACCTGCGTTACTTCAACCCCACCGCCAACGTGCCCAGGATCAGCGTGCTCACCTCCGTCCTCTTTGCCCTGCTCGGCATCGCCCTCGTGCCCGCCTACATCGGCGCCGAGAGCATCATCCAACTCATCCAACAACTCATCGGCGTCTTCAGCATACCGATCCTGTCGGTCTTCATCATCGGCCTCGCCTTCGACGGCATCGACGCCCGCGCCATCATCGCCACCCTCGTTTTCGGCGCGCTCACCTACTGGGCCGGCACCTCGCTCTGGGGCGGACTTCACTTCGTGCACATCGGCGCGATCACGCTCCTGCTCAACGCCGTCTTCGCCCTCGCCGTCAACCGCCTCATCCTCGGTCGCCGCGCCACCTTCAGCCGCACCCTGCTCCCATCATGA
- a CDS encoding beta-galactosidase, producing MTPRNPLWVGLYARHLLLASALSAATVVAAPLTLTTSAPTRSAAPAPAFHLGTPTAPDGQAITVDAQSLLLNGARWTPVMGEFHFSRYPANEWAEELRKMKAGGIDIVATYVFWIHHEEIEGQWDWTGQKDLHRFIELAGASGLKVIVRMGPWCHGEVRNGGLPDWVVARGQVRSEDPAFIASTTTFYEQIAAQCRGLLWKDGGPIIGVQLDNEYGGPASYLLALKRLAIDVGYDVPLYTRTGWPALSTPMPFGEIIPLYGVYAEGFWDRETTSMPGRYWSGFHFSKLRIDANIANEALGRRDVSDPDDVADYPYLTCEIGGGMMSSYHRRILVDPADIYATTLIKLGSGSVSPGYYMYHGGTNPPGQLTTLMEQQDSPLTNWNDMPELNYDFQAPLGQYGQTRPHYFQLRLLHAFLDHFGPSMARMDTFLPDVRPSGQHDISTLRWSVRSDGERGFVFVNNHQRGTTLPAKTDVQFAIRRADGSTLRFPHEPLTVVSDAAFILPFGLQFGHQHQLEWATAQPLAIEHSSTHQEVIFVEIPGIPATFKFAHQAPFTLTPGHSSELDHLTITVRSPDAAGRHGLTGSSLSLPKLRSFPFTLERAAGPLRTIDLATTRQPVATAPTAADFADAAIYRIDLPADFDPAAQNTLLRLHYVGDVARLMIGDTVITDDFYNGNPLEIGLRRHAEALRHAPLRLAILPLQRRAVTGRQPLIFLDPSALPDFGDRDAIAELRQTELTFPTTWHELP from the coding sequence ATGACGCCCCGCAACCCATTGTGGGTCGGGCTTTACGCCCGACACCTCCTGCTGGCCAGCGCGCTTTCGGCTGCGACCGTCGTGGCGGCTCCGCTCACCCTTACCACCTCCGCGCCGACTCGCTCGGCCGCGCCGGCGCCTGCCTTTCACCTCGGCACGCCCACCGCTCCCGACGGCCAGGCCATCACCGTTGATGCGCAAAGCCTCCTGCTCAATGGCGCCCGCTGGACGCCCGTCATGGGCGAGTTTCATTTCTCCCGTTACCCGGCCAACGAATGGGCCGAAGAGCTGCGCAAGATGAAGGCCGGCGGCATCGACATCGTCGCCACCTACGTCTTCTGGATCCACCACGAGGAGATCGAGGGCCAATGGGATTGGACCGGCCAGAAGGACCTCCACCGCTTCATCGAACTCGCCGGCGCGTCCGGCCTGAAGGTCATCGTCCGCATGGGTCCGTGGTGCCACGGCGAGGTGCGCAACGGTGGCCTGCCCGACTGGGTCGTCGCCCGCGGCCAAGTGCGCTCCGAAGACCCGGCCTTCATCGCCAGCACAACCACGTTCTACGAACAGATCGCGGCCCAATGCCGCGGCCTGCTCTGGAAAGACGGTGGCCCGATCATCGGCGTGCAATTGGATAATGAATACGGCGGTCCCGCCTCCTACCTGCTCGCCCTCAAGCGCCTCGCTATCGACGTCGGTTACGACGTGCCCCTCTACACCCGCACCGGCTGGCCCGCCCTCAGCACGCCCATGCCCTTTGGTGAAATCATCCCGCTCTACGGCGTCTACGCCGAGGGTTTCTGGGACCGCGAGACCACCTCCATGCCCGGCCGCTATTGGTCCGGTTTCCATTTCTCCAAACTCCGCATCGACGCCAACATCGCCAACGAGGCGCTCGGTCGTCGCGACGTCAGCGATCCCGACGATGTCGCCGACTACCCCTACCTCACCTGCGAAATCGGCGGCGGCATGATGAGCAGCTACCACCGCCGCATCCTCGTCGATCCGGCCGACATCTACGCCACCACCCTCATCAAACTCGGCTCCGGTTCCGTCTCCCCCGGCTACTACATGTATCACGGCGGCACCAATCCGCCCGGCCAGCTCACCACCCTGATGGAGCAGCAGGACTCCCCGCTGACCAACTGGAACGACATGCCGGAACTCAACTACGACTTCCAGGCCCCCCTCGGCCAATACGGCCAGACCCGCCCGCACTATTTCCAACTTCGCCTGCTCCATGCCTTCCTCGACCATTTTGGGCCCAGTATGGCTCGCATGGATACATTCCTGCCCGACGTCCGCCCGAGCGGTCAGCACGATATCTCCACCCTGCGCTGGTCCGTCCGCAGCGACGGCGAACGTGGCTTCGTTTTCGTCAACAACCACCAACGCGGCACCACCCTGCCGGCCAAAACCGACGTGCAGTTCGCCATTCGCCGCGCCGATGGCAGCACGCTGCGCTTCCCGCACGAACCGCTGACCGTGGTCAGCGATGCGGCCTTCATCCTGCCCTTCGGCCTGCAGTTCGGTCACCAACATCAACTCGAATGGGCCACCGCCCAACCGCTCGCGATCGAGCACAGCAGCACGCACCAGGAGGTCATCTTCGTGGAGATACCCGGCATCCCAGCGACCTTCAAATTTGCCCACCAAGCGCCGTTCACGCTCACTCCCGGCCATTCGAGCGAACTCGATCACCTCACCATCACGGTGCGCTCGCCCGACGCCGCCGGTCGCCACGGCCTCACCGGCTCCAGCCTGAGCCTCCCCAAGCTCCGCTCGTTTCCGTTCACCCTCGAACGCGCCGCCGGCCCCCTGCGCACGATCGACCTCGCCACCACCCGCCAGCCCGTCGCGACCGCGCCCACCGCGGCCGACTTCGCCGACGCCGCCATCTATCGCATCGACCTCCCCGCCGACTTTGATCCCGCCGCCCAGAACACCCTCCTGCGCCTGCACTACGTCGGCGACGTCGCCCGCCTCATGATCGGCGACACCGTCATCACCGACGATTTCTACAACGGCAACCCGCTCGAGATCGGCCTGCGCCGCCACGCCGAGGCCCTCCGCCATGCGCCCCTGCGTCTCGCCATCCTGCCCCTGCAACGTCGCGCCGTAACTGGCAGGCAGCCCCTCATTTTCCTCGATCCGTCCGCGCTCCCCGATTTCGGCGACCGCGACGCCATCGCCGAACTCCGCCAGACCGAACTCACCTTCCCCACCACCTGGCACGAACTCCCCTAA
- a CDS encoding alpha-N-arabinofuranosidase, whose translation MTRHRLTSLFASAAIALAATPFTVTAGDATLVLHPDQDGPTIAPEIYGHFAEHLGNCIYGGIWVGPDSDIPNTRGIRNDVVDALRKLEIPVLRWPGGCFADEYHWKDGIGPREKRPTIVNTSWGGVVESNAFGTHEFMDLVELLGCEAYISANVGSGTVQEMMEWVEYLTSAADSPMARLRRANGRDEPWRVRYLGVGNESWGCGGSMTPEYYADLYRRYATFVKQHQEDTRMLKIACGASGSDFNWTEVMMAKVGNRRMDGLSLHYYTLPTGNWGKKGSDTVFAEDAWFATLKQTLRMEELLQQHIEIMDAHDPEQNVDLLVDEWGTWYDAEDAKGILYQQNTLRDALVAAINLHLFQDHADRISMANIAQTVNVLQAMILTDGPDMILTPSYHAFEMLKVHQGGTAVPLQLLSPDYTHGDESIPAVTASASRDDAGRIHLSLTNADPANGQTLTVTLGDLGRDVDTITGRILTAPEITAHNTFDAPTVVEPTTFDGATVTDGKLVIELPAKSVVVIEI comes from the coding sequence ATGACCCGTCACCGTCTCACCTCCCTCTTCGCGTCTGCCGCCATCGCGCTCGCCGCAACCCCATTCACCGTCACCGCCGGCGACGCCACCCTCGTTCTCCATCCCGACCAGGACGGTCCCACCATCGCCCCCGAGATCTACGGCCACTTCGCCGAGCACCTCGGCAACTGCATCTATGGCGGCATCTGGGTGGGCCCCGATTCCGACATCCCCAACACCCGCGGCATCCGCAACGACGTCGTCGACGCCCTGCGCAAACTTGAGATCCCCGTCCTCCGCTGGCCGGGCGGTTGCTTCGCCGACGAATACCATTGGAAAGACGGCATCGGCCCGCGCGAGAAGCGCCCCACCATCGTCAACACCTCATGGGGCGGCGTGGTCGAATCCAACGCCTTCGGCACCCACGAGTTCATGGACCTCGTGGAACTGCTCGGCTGCGAGGCCTACATCTCCGCCAACGTCGGCAGCGGCACCGTGCAGGAGATGATGGAGTGGGTCGAATACCTGACCTCCGCCGCCGATTCCCCCATGGCCCGCCTGCGCCGCGCCAACGGCCGCGACGAACCGTGGCGCGTCCGCTACCTCGGCGTCGGCAACGAGAGCTGGGGCTGCGGCGGCAGCATGACGCCCGAATATTACGCCGACCTCTACCGCCGCTACGCCACCTTCGTGAAGCAGCATCAGGAGGACACCCGCATGCTCAAAATTGCCTGCGGTGCCAGCGGCTCCGACTTCAACTGGACCGAGGTTATGATGGCCAAGGTCGGCAACCGTCGCATGGACGGCCTCTCCCTCCACTACTACACTCTGCCCACCGGCAACTGGGGCAAGAAGGGCTCCGACACCGTCTTCGCCGAGGACGCCTGGTTCGCCACCCTCAAGCAGACCCTGCGCATGGAGGAACTCCTCCAGCAACACATCGAGATCATGGACGCCCACGACCCCGAGCAAAACGTCGACCTGCTCGTCGACGAATGGGGCACTTGGTATGACGCCGAGGACGCCAAGGGCATCCTTTACCAGCAGAACACCCTGCGCGACGCCCTCGTCGCCGCCATCAACCTGCACCTCTTCCAGGACCACGCCGACCGCATCAGCATGGCCAACATCGCGCAGACCGTAAACGTCCTCCAAGCGATGATCCTGACCGACGGCCCCGATATGATCCTCACGCCGTCCTACCACGCCTTCGAGATGCTCAAGGTCCACCAAGGCGGCACCGCCGTGCCCCTCCAACTCCTCTCGCCGGACTACACCCACGGCGACGAGAGCATCCCCGCCGTCACCGCCTCCGCCTCCCGCGACGACGCCGGTCGTATCCACCTTTCCCTGACAAACGCCGACCCCGCCAATGGCCAGACCCTCACGGTCACCCTCGGCGACCTCGGTCGTGACGTGGACACCATCACCGGCCGTATCCTCACCGCGCCCGAGATCACCGCCCACAACACCTTCGACGCTCCGACCGTCGTGGAACCCACCACCTTCGACGGCGCCACCGTCACCGATGGCAAACTCGTCATCGAACTCCCGGCCAAGTCCGTGGTCGTAATCGAAATCTAA